One part of the Arabidopsis thaliana chromosome 1 sequence genome encodes these proteins:
- a CDS encoding wound-responsive family protein (BEST Arabidopsis thaliana protein match is: wound-responsive family protein (TAIR:AT1G21610.1); Has 493 Blast hits to 482 proteins in 163 species: Archae - 0; Bacteria - 100; Metazoa - 172; Fungi - 66; Plants - 65; Viruses - 7; Other Eukaryotes - 83 (source: NCBI BLink).) — translation MEDEPKLPTDDGPTFNESCKISSEILTAGDRKLLKVELLKEETTLVSWKKLMDEASKENGGLFVSAPERLLNANPNLEFRLAPGAQTENEMVNQPHPNRLNSVIAKIERLYMGKDGSDGEELDGAPDDDDYDTEDSFIDDAELDEYFEVDNSPIKHDGFFVNRGKLERIEPSATSNQQQPKKRRRKESAKPCGDVVDVSRKRAKMAKTAGGKDQSASPGPSSKKISNDSKTVQDSFSPLKAQNGNDSLVLENVKHTDKANHQPMNATSPKSKAAGSSGPLHPKCSSKSVHEQSNSPPGKSRPNVSAKSAVVRQQVNNGMPDLDIATESKTSIQISKKSGSNGRPKYSTLEKAIRNLEKLVAESRPPAATENQDADISSQAVKRGLPGDVKLHLAKVARIAYASQGEISGELINRLMGIVGHLIQIRSLKRNLKIMIDSIVTANREKDTRFQRIKSEITEMLKTQVPLVESQETNQEAGTSDDFQDVGSLGKSPVKKFVMDVALEEKLCDLYDVFVEGMDEHSGSQIRKLYSDLAQLWPNSLVDNHEIRRAICREKERRRALEGNIGKEMDQTKITKKKQTQLVPKSEGITYPDKTSGVEVKASVVLTATTTSLVDCQPAADSSFERSKQQHEKLKRTSSLSNPAAEGKKVRRKTEPALEETHLPAEKPLVLALKRQTHLKSKTHKQVQVHPQSKAHKQAQVHPKAKTQTPPDLNLPS, via the exons ATGGAGGACGAACCAAAGCTCCCAACCGATGACGGTCCAACTTTCAACGAATCGTGTAAAATCTCGTCTGAGATATTGACCGCCGGTGATCGGAAATTACTTAAAGTTGAACTCCTCAAAGAGGAGACCACGCTCGTATCGTGGAAGAAGCTTATGGATGAGGCTAGCAAAGAAAACGGCGGCTTGTTCGTTTCGGCTCCCGAACGGCTTCTTAATGCCAACCCTAACCTCGAGTTTCGCCTTGCACCG GGGGCACAAACAGAGAATGAAATGGTGAATCAACCTCATCCTAATCGTCTTAACTCTGTTATAGCCAAGATTGAGAGACTTTATATG gGTAAAGACGGTAGTGATGGGGAAGAGTTAGACGGTGCTCCTGACGATGATGACTATGACACTGAAGATTCATTTATCGATGATGCTGAATTG GATGAGTATTTTGAAGTTGATAATTCGCCAATTAAACATGATGGATTTTTTGTCAATAGAGGAAAGTTAGAACGAAT TGAACCTTCAGCTACATCGAACCAGCAGCAACCAAAGAAAAGGCGAAGGAAGGAGTCAGCAAAACCTTGTGGCGATGTTGTTGATGTATCCAGAAAACGAGCCAAGATGGCTAAGACGGCTGGGGGAAAG GATCAATCTGCTTCTCCTGGGCCCTCTTCGAAGAAAATTTCCAATGATTCAAAGACGGTGCAAGATTCGTTTTCCCCTTTGAAAGCGCAAAATGGCAATGATTCCTTAGTTTTGGAAAATGTGAAGCATACTGATAAAGCGAATCACCAGCCAATGAATGCCACGAGTCCGAAGTCAAAGGCAGCTGGATCTTCTGGCCCCCTTCATCCGAAGTGCAGCAGCAAAAGTGTTCATGAACAATCTAATTCCCCTCCAGGAAAATCTCGGCCAAATGTTTCGGCAAAATCAGCAGTAGTTCGTCAGCAAGTTAACAATGGCATGCCTGACCTGGACATTGCAACGGAAAGCAAAACATCTATTCAAATATCT aaaaaaagCGGTTCAAATGGCCGGCCTAAATACTCGACACTTGAGAAAGCCATCAGGAATTTGGAGAAGTTGGTCGCTGAAT CAAGGCCTCCTGCTGCCACTGAGAATCAAGATGCCGATATCTCTTCCCAAGCAGTGAAGAGGGGATTGCCAGGAGATGTAAAATTGCATCTTGCTAAAGTTGCTAGAATCGCG tATGCGAGCCAAGGTGAAATATCAGGAGAGTTAATCAATCGTCTCATGGGCATTGTCGGTCATCTAATACAGATTAGATCACTTAAG AGGAACTTGAAAATCATGATTGATTCGATCGTCACTGCAAATCGAGAAAAAGATACTAGATTTCAGCGGATCAAGAGTGAAATAACTGAGATGTTAAAAACACAAGTTCCACTTGTGGAATCCCAG gaaacaaatcaagaagCTGGAACATCAGACGATTTTCAGGATGTTGGATCTCTTGGAAAGTCACCTGTGAAGAAGTTTGTCATGGATGTGGCGCTGGAGGAAAAATTGTGTGATCTATATGACGTGTTTGTTGAG GGAATGGATGAACATTCAGGTTCACAAATCAGAAAGCTTTATTCAGAT CTAGCTCAACTGTGGCCCAATAGTTTAGTTGACAATCATGAGATCAGGCGTGCCATTTGCCGGGAAAAGGAAAGGCGGAGAGCATTGGAAGGAAACATTGGGAAGGAGATG gatCAAACGAagataacaaagaagaaacagacaCAATTGGTCCCTAAATCTGAGGGTATTACTTATCCCGACAAGACTTCAGGTGTTGAAGTTAAAGCAAGTGTTGTCCTAACTGCAACCACCACGTCCTTAGTGGACTGTCAACCTGCAGCAGACTCGTCCTTTGAAAGGTCAAAGCAGCAACATGAGAAATTAAAGCGAACTTCGAGCTTAAGCAATCCTGCAGCAGAAGGAAAGAAAGTCAGAAGAAAGACAGAACCAGCTCTAGAAGAAACTCACCTGCCCGCAGAGAAACCCCTCGTTCTGGCCCTGAAGCGGCAGACACATCTAAAATCCAAGACACATAAACAGGTACAGGTACATCCACAGTCCAAGGCACATAAACAGGCACAGGTACATCCAAAGGCCAAGACACAGACTCCTCCAGACCTGAACCTGCCAAGTTAG
- a CDS encoding wound-responsive family protein — protein MMTMTLKIHLSMMLNCEPSATSNQQQPKKRRRKESAKPCGDVVDVSRKRAKMAKTAGGKDQSASPGPSSKKISNDSKTVQDSFSPLKAQNGNDSLVLENVKHTDKANHQPMNATSPKSKAAGSSGPLHPKCSSKSVHEQSNSPPGKSRPNVSAKSAVVRQQVNNGMPDLDIATESKTSIQISKKSGSNGRPKYSTLEKAIRNLEKLVAESRPPAATENQDADISSQAVKRGLPGDVKLHLAKVARIAYASQGEISGELINRLMGIVGHLIQIRSLKRNLKIMIDSIVTANREKDTRFQRIKSEITEMLKTQVPLVESQETNQEAGTSDDFQDVGSLGKSPVKKFVMDVALEEKLCDLYDVFVEGMDEHSGSQIRKLYSDLAQLWPNSLVDNHEIRRAICREKERRRALEGNIGKEMDQTKITKKKQTQLVPKSEGITYPDKTSGVEVKASVVLTATTTSLVDCQPAADSSFERSKQQHEKLKRTSSLSNPAAEGKKVRRKTEPALEETHLPAEKPLVLALKRQTHLKSKTHKQVQVHPQSKAHKQAQVHPKAKTQTPPDLNLPS, from the exons ATGATGACTATGACACTGAAGATTCATTTATCGATGATGCTGAATTG TGAACCTTCAGCTACATCGAACCAGCAGCAACCAAAGAAAAGGCGAAGGAAGGAGTCAGCAAAACCTTGTGGCGATGTTGTTGATGTATCCAGAAAACGAGCCAAGATGGCTAAGACGGCTGGGGGAAAG GATCAATCTGCTTCTCCTGGGCCCTCTTCGAAGAAAATTTCCAATGATTCAAAGACGGTGCAAGATTCGTTTTCCCCTTTGAAAGCGCAAAATGGCAATGATTCCTTAGTTTTGGAAAATGTGAAGCATACTGATAAAGCGAATCACCAGCCAATGAATGCCACGAGTCCGAAGTCAAAGGCAGCTGGATCTTCTGGCCCCCTTCATCCGAAGTGCAGCAGCAAAAGTGTTCATGAACAATCTAATTCCCCTCCAGGAAAATCTCGGCCAAATGTTTCGGCAAAATCAGCAGTAGTTCGTCAGCAAGTTAACAATGGCATGCCTGACCTGGACATTGCAACGGAAAGCAAAACATCTATTCAAATATCT aaaaaaagCGGTTCAAATGGCCGGCCTAAATACTCGACACTTGAGAAAGCCATCAGGAATTTGGAGAAGTTGGTCGCTGAAT CAAGGCCTCCTGCTGCCACTGAGAATCAAGATGCCGATATCTCTTCCCAAGCAGTGAAGAGGGGATTGCCAGGAGATGTAAAATTGCATCTTGCTAAAGTTGCTAGAATCGCG tATGCGAGCCAAGGTGAAATATCAGGAGAGTTAATCAATCGTCTCATGGGCATTGTCGGTCATCTAATACAGATTAGATCACTTAAG AGGAACTTGAAAATCATGATTGATTCGATCGTCACTGCAAATCGAGAAAAAGATACTAGATTTCAGCGGATCAAGAGTGAAATAACTGAGATGTTAAAAACACAAGTTCCACTTGTGGAATCCCAG gaaacaaatcaagaagCTGGAACATCAGACGATTTTCAGGATGTTGGATCTCTTGGAAAGTCACCTGTGAAGAAGTTTGTCATGGATGTGGCGCTGGAGGAAAAATTGTGTGATCTATATGACGTGTTTGTTGAG GGAATGGATGAACATTCAGGTTCACAAATCAGAAAGCTTTATTCAGAT CTAGCTCAACTGTGGCCCAATAGTTTAGTTGACAATCATGAGATCAGGCGTGCCATTTGCCGGGAAAAGGAAAGGCGGAGAGCATTGGAAGGAAACATTGGGAAGGAGATG gatCAAACGAagataacaaagaagaaacagacaCAATTGGTCCCTAAATCTGAGGGTATTACTTATCCCGACAAGACTTCAGGTGTTGAAGTTAAAGCAAGTGTTGTCCTAACTGCAACCACCACGTCCTTAGTGGACTGTCAACCTGCAGCAGACTCGTCCTTTGAAAGGTCAAAGCAGCAACATGAGAAATTAAAGCGAACTTCGAGCTTAAGCAATCCTGCAGCAGAAGGAAAGAAAGTCAGAAGAAAGACAGAACCAGCTCTAGAAGAAACTCACCTGCCCGCAGAGAAACCCCTCGTTCTGGCCCTGAAGCGGCAGACACATCTAAAATCCAAGACACATAAACAGGTACAGGTACATCCACAGTCCAAGGCACATAAACAGGCACAGGTACATCCAAAGGCCAAGACACAGACTCCTCCAGACCTGAACCTGCCAAGTTAG